In Bradyrhizobium sp. G127, one genomic interval encodes:
- the yacG gene encoding DNA gyrase inhibitor YacG, producing the protein MPVEGAKRSQAAKPCPICGKPSVEASKPFCSERCRDVDLNRWLSGSYAIPARETDDEDDMDEPK; encoded by the coding sequence ATGCCAGTTGAGGGCGCAAAACGCTCGCAGGCCGCGAAACCCTGTCCGATCTGCGGCAAGCCGTCGGTCGAGGCGTCGAAGCCGTTCTGTTCGGAGCGCTGTCGGGATGTCGACCTGAACCGCTGGCTCTCGGGCTCCTACGCCATTCCGGCGCGCGAGACCGACGACGAGGACGATATGGACGAGCCGAAATAG
- a CDS encoding Maf-like protein produces MLGRPKFVLASGSPRRLSLLNQAGIEPDALRPADVDETPKRGELPRACANRLARAKADAALKSVQLDDELRGAYILAADTVVAVGRRILPKAELVDEASQCLRLLSGRNHRVYTAICLVTPRETFRQRLVETRVRFKRLSEDDIQAYIGSGEWRGKAGGYAVQGIAGSFVVKLVGSYTNVVGLPLYETTALMGGEGFPIRFGWLNAS; encoded by the coding sequence ATGCTCGGCCGTCCCAAATTCGTTCTCGCCTCCGGCTCGCCGCGGCGTCTCAGCCTGCTGAACCAGGCCGGCATCGAGCCCGATGCGCTGCGCCCCGCCGACGTGGACGAGACGCCGAAACGCGGCGAGTTGCCGCGCGCCTGCGCCAACCGCCTCGCCCGCGCCAAGGCCGATGCGGCGCTGAAATCGGTGCAGCTCGATGACGAATTGCGGGGGGCGTATATTCTCGCCGCCGATACCGTGGTCGCGGTCGGGCGCCGCATTCTGCCGAAGGCCGAACTGGTGGACGAGGCGTCGCAGTGCCTGCGGCTGCTGTCGGGCCGCAACCACCGCGTCTACACCGCGATCTGCCTGGTGACGCCGCGCGAAACGTTCCGCCAGCGGCTGGTGGAAACGCGGGTGCGTTTCAAGCGGCTGAGCGAGGACGACATTCAGGCCTATATCGGCTCCGGCGAATGGCGCGGAAAGGCCGGCGGCTATGCGGTGCAGGGCATCGCGGGATCGTTCGTCGTGAAGCTGGTCGGCTCCTATACCAATGTTGTCGGATTGCCGCTTTATGAGACCACTGCGCTGATGGGCGGTGAAGGCTTCCCGATTCGCTTCGGCTGGTTGAATGCCAGTTGA
- a CDS encoding AAA family ATPase, whose product MITRLAISGYRSLRDIRLELGPLNVVTGANGSGKSSLYRSLKLLADIAQGRVIQSLAAEGGLQSTLWAGPENFSRGMKAGAQAVEGTRRSRPVGLKLGFAGRDYGYAIDLGLPVPAESSFFSRDPEIKAESMWTGELLGRANAFAERRGPHVRIRQESGAWRDTLRNLATFDSMMTHGADPHDGLELLVLRERMRDWRFYDHLRTDRDAPSRRPQVGTYTPVLAGDGADLAAAIRTIVEIGDPEELAETIADAFPGASLNVTVADGYFELEMMQHGLLRTLKTSELSDGTLRYLLLVAALLSPRPPELMILNEPETSLHPDLLAPLGRLIARAATRSQIVVVSHAPELVAALEGEETSRQILLEKELGQTVVQGGDPPAWAWPSR is encoded by the coding sequence ATGATCACGCGGCTCGCGATCTCCGGATACCGGTCGTTGCGTGATATCCGCCTCGAACTCGGGCCGCTCAATGTGGTGACCGGCGCCAACGGCAGCGGGAAATCCAGTCTTTATCGCTCGCTCAAGCTTCTTGCTGACATTGCGCAAGGGCGGGTGATCCAGTCGCTGGCTGCCGAGGGCGGATTGCAATCCACGCTCTGGGCCGGACCGGAGAATTTCTCGCGCGGCATGAAGGCGGGCGCGCAGGCCGTGGAAGGAACGAGGCGCAGCAGGCCGGTTGGACTGAAGCTCGGATTTGCCGGCCGGGACTATGGATATGCGATCGATCTCGGATTGCCGGTTCCGGCGGAGAGTTCTTTTTTCTCCCGCGATCCGGAGATCAAGGCCGAAAGCATGTGGACCGGGGAATTGCTTGGCCGCGCAAATGCATTCGCCGAACGGCGCGGTCCGCATGTCCGTATTCGCCAGGAGAGCGGCGCATGGCGCGACACGCTTCGCAATCTGGCAACCTTCGATAGCATGATGACGCATGGCGCCGATCCGCATGACGGGCTGGAGCTTCTCGTGCTGCGCGAACGGATGCGCGACTGGCGGTTCTACGACCATTTGCGCACCGATCGCGACGCACCGTCGCGCCGTCCGCAGGTCGGGACTTACACGCCGGTGCTCGCCGGCGACGGTGCAGATCTGGCGGCGGCGATCCGGACCATTGTCGAAATCGGCGATCCCGAGGAACTGGCCGAAACGATTGCCGATGCATTTCCCGGTGCCAGCCTGAATGTAACCGTCGCCGACGGCTACTTTGAACTGGAGATGATGCAGCACGGTCTGCTCCGGACCTTGAAGACATCCGAGCTTTCCGACGGCACGCTCCGTTATCTGCTTCTTGTCGCGGCATTGCTGTCGCCACGGCCGCCCGAACTGATGATCCTGAACGAGCCCGAAACCAGCCTGCATCCGGATTTGCTGGCTCCTCTGGGCCGGCTGATCGCGCGCGCCGCCACACGCTCGCAGATCGTCGTTGTCTCGCATGCGCCAGAACTGGTTGCCGCGCTCGAAGGGGAGGAAACCAGCCGGCAGATCTTGCTGGAGAAGGAACTGGGCCAGACGGTCGTGCAAGGCGGCGATCCTCCGGCCTGGGCTTGGCCGTCACGCTAG
- a CDS encoding thioesterase family protein, translated as MIEFTELMATMTTDGDTCSATATEDWLQGRTMYGGLSAAFCVQSATRQLGQLPPLRSAQFSFVGPAADTVMIRPTVLRKGKSTVFVGVDLFGETGFATRATLCYGAPRPSAVSYGSLTAPDVAEPDACPHFFRPIPGLNFVQHFDGRFADGNPPFSQSEHPRFALWLRHRDPARPASMPALVALTDAPPPAALVKFEKPSGPISTMTWAIDLLTDKIETRDGWWLLETRAESIHDGYSSQATTLWNADRQPVLVSRQNVAVFM; from the coding sequence ATGATCGAATTTACGGAACTGATGGCGACAATGACCACCGATGGCGACACCTGTTCGGCCACGGCGACCGAGGACTGGCTGCAAGGCCGCACCATGTATGGCGGTCTCTCCGCCGCCTTTTGCGTTCAAAGTGCAACGCGGCAACTGGGCCAGCTGCCGCCGCTGCGTTCCGCGCAGTTCTCCTTCGTGGGACCAGCGGCCGACACGGTGATGATCCGCCCGACGGTGCTGCGCAAAGGCAAGTCGACGGTGTTCGTCGGCGTCGATCTGTTCGGCGAAACCGGCTTCGCGACGCGGGCCACGCTCTGTTACGGCGCGCCGCGACCGTCCGCTGTCTCATACGGCAGCCTGACCGCGCCAGACGTGGCGGAACCGGACGCCTGCCCGCATTTTTTCCGTCCGATTCCCGGGCTGAACTTCGTCCAGCACTTCGACGGCCGGTTCGCCGACGGCAATCCGCCTTTCAGCCAGAGCGAGCATCCGCGCTTCGCCCTCTGGCTGCGCCATCGCGATCCGGCGAGGCCGGCATCGATGCCGGCGCTGGTTGCATTGACGGATGCGCCGCCGCCCGCAGCGCTCGTGAAGTTCGAAAAACCGTCGGGGCCGATCAGCACCATGACATGGGCAATCGATCTCCTGACCGACAAGATCGAAACGCGCGACGGCTGGTGGCTGCTGGAGACGCGCGCCGAAAGCATCCACGACGGCTATTCCAGCCAGGCGACCACGCTGTGGAATGCGGACCGGCAGCCGGTGCTGGTCTCCCGGCAAAATGTGGCGGTGTTCATGTGA
- a CDS encoding SDR family NAD(P)-dependent oxidoreductase has product MFNAKSTTDDVLSGLDLTGKRVLVTGVSAGLGVETARALAAHGAHVVGTARNLAKARMATSGIAGLELIELDLASLASIRAATNALNAKGDLFDVVIANAGVMMAELGRTEDGFETQFGTNYLGHFTFVNRIASLIRSGGRVVILASGGHRFSDVDLDDPGFEATPYKPFVAYGRSKTASILFAVEFDRRHRGRGVRATAVHPGAVSTEFGRHMTPESTQALLEALEADRRAGAPEVENKSIPQAAATSLWAALVAPADMVGGRYCEDCSVAEISEENWVTGGGVRGYALDPERAKSLWALSERMVGETF; this is encoded by the coding sequence ATGTTTAATGCGAAATCTACCACCGACGACGTTCTCTCGGGCCTCGATCTCACCGGCAAACGCGTGCTCGTTACCGGCGTATCGGCCGGGCTCGGGGTCGAGACCGCGCGCGCGCTCGCCGCGCATGGCGCGCACGTCGTCGGCACGGCACGCAACCTTGCCAAGGCGCGAATGGCGACGTCCGGAATCGCCGGTCTGGAGTTGATCGAGCTGGATCTCGCCTCGCTGGCCAGCATCCGCGCCGCTACGAATGCCCTCAACGCAAAGGGCGATCTGTTCGACGTCGTCATTGCCAATGCCGGGGTGATGATGGCCGAGTTAGGCAGGACCGAAGACGGCTTTGAAACGCAGTTCGGCACAAACTATCTTGGCCATTTCACTTTCGTGAACCGCATCGCGTCCCTGATCCGTTCGGGCGGGCGGGTTGTCATCCTGGCGTCAGGCGGTCATCGTTTCTCCGACGTCGATCTCGACGATCCGGGTTTCGAGGCGACGCCTTACAAACCCTTTGTCGCCTACGGCCGCTCGAAGACTGCAAGCATCCTGTTCGCCGTCGAGTTCGACCGTCGTCACAGGGGACGAGGCGTGCGGGCGACGGCCGTCCATCCCGGCGCCGTCTCCACCGAATTCGGCCGGCATATGACCCCCGAATCGACGCAAGCGCTGTTAGAGGCGCTCGAAGCCGACCGCCGAGCTGGCGCACCGGAGGTCGAAAACAAATCGATCCCCCAAGCGGCCGCGACCTCGCTATGGGCCGCCCTCGTGGCCCCGGCCGATATGGTGGGCGGACGTTATTGCGAGGATTGCTCGGTCGCCGAAATCAGCGAAGAGAACTGGGTCACAGGTGGCGGCGTGCGAGGCTATGCGCTCGATCCCGAGCGTGCGAAATCGCTGTGGGCTCTCAGCGAGCGGATGGTTGGTGAAACCTTCTGA
- a CDS encoding crotonase/enoyl-CoA hydratase family protein yields MVRIEKQGNVWTIVHSRFEAARNAMDPDSADALVDAFKEFDRDDSASVAVLWGEGGAFCAGWDLKYASTLSDREAFQRDVVEGLAFPTGANDAPRGPLGPTRLELSKPVIGAVEGPAVAGGMELALWCDIRVMAETAYFGVYCRRWGIPLLDGGSVRLARLVGQGRAMEIILTGRKVPAAEALRIGMCEQVVAPGGARAAAEAMAREIARFPQAAVRADRRSVIETYGLPVREAMRCEWVNGVEAHFKEGADGAARFSGGLGRHGDFATI; encoded by the coding sequence GTGGTCAGAATCGAAAAGCAGGGCAACGTCTGGACGATCGTTCACAGCCGGTTCGAAGCAGCGCGTAATGCGATGGACCCGGACAGCGCGGATGCGCTGGTCGATGCGTTCAAGGAATTCGACCGGGATGACTCAGCAAGTGTTGCGGTCCTGTGGGGCGAGGGTGGAGCGTTCTGCGCCGGATGGGATCTCAAATACGCCAGCACGCTATCCGACCGGGAGGCCTTCCAGCGCGACGTTGTTGAGGGTTTGGCGTTTCCAACCGGCGCGAATGATGCGCCGCGCGGGCCGCTTGGCCCGACGCGGCTCGAGCTATCGAAGCCGGTCATCGGAGCCGTTGAGGGACCGGCGGTGGCAGGCGGCATGGAGCTCGCGCTGTGGTGCGATATCCGCGTGATGGCGGAGACCGCCTATTTCGGCGTCTATTGCCGTCGCTGGGGTATCCCGCTGCTGGACGGCGGAAGCGTGCGATTGGCCAGGCTGGTCGGCCAGGGCCGGGCGATGGAAATCATTTTGACCGGGCGCAAGGTTCCGGCAGCAGAGGCGCTGCGGATCGGAATGTGTGAGCAGGTCGTCGCACCAGGCGGCGCCCGGGCCGCCGCCGAGGCGATGGCGCGAGAGATCGCGCGGTTTCCGCAGGCCGCTGTTCGCGCCGATCGCCGCTCCGTCATCGAAACCTACGGCTTGCCTGTGCGCGAGGCCATGCGATGCGAATGGGTGAATGGCGTCGAGGCTCACTTTAAGGAAGGCGCTGACGGCGCGGCGCGCTTTTCCGGCGGGCTCGGCCGTCATGGAGACTTCGCGACGATCTGA
- a CDS encoding TetR/AcrR family transcriptional regulator: MAQVWSRSVKTAKRELLLRAAREEFAEAGLEGATMRGIALRAGCSTGAIYPLFESKEAIYADLLQHSLSALDAQVAEAVQSAATPEARVAAGCEAFLDYYLENRFEVNLGLYAFRGVKRQGVGKTLDDALNRALWEVLERIAQPLGQLQARATADVRPWVALLFSQMIGALVLQMAGRLKFLETDARLLLRMMLAQLGAPSPNLPQARASRPGKAAPKPKHQNK; this comes from the coding sequence ATGGCTCAAGTTTGGTCGCGAAGCGTCAAGACAGCGAAGCGGGAGCTGCTGCTGCGCGCCGCGCGGGAGGAATTTGCCGAAGCGGGGCTCGAAGGCGCGACCATGCGGGGAATCGCGCTGCGTGCAGGGTGCTCGACTGGCGCGATCTATCCCTTGTTCGAAAGCAAGGAAGCGATTTACGCCGACTTGCTGCAGCATTCGCTGTCCGCGCTCGATGCGCAGGTGGCGGAGGCCGTGCAATCCGCGGCGACTCCGGAGGCGCGGGTCGCGGCCGGATGTGAAGCCTTTCTCGATTACTACCTTGAAAATCGCTTCGAGGTGAATCTCGGACTTTATGCCTTTCGCGGCGTCAAGCGTCAGGGTGTCGGCAAGACGCTGGATGACGCTCTCAATCGTGCGCTGTGGGAGGTATTGGAGCGGATTGCGCAGCCGCTCGGCCAGTTGCAGGCGCGCGCAACCGCCGACGTCAGGCCATGGGTCGCACTGCTGTTCAGCCAGATGATCGGCGCGCTCGTCCTGCAGATGGCGGGCCGATTGAAATTTCTCGAAACCGATGCGCGGCTGCTGCTTCGCATGATGCTCGCCCAGCTCGGCGCGCCCAGCCCGAACCTGCCGCAAGCAAGGGCGAGCCGTCCCGGTAAAGCCGCACCAAAGCCGAAACATCAAAATAAATAG
- a CDS encoding MBL fold metallo-hydrolase: MKWIAGCVALLLSAFTASAQGKPPPSECLAMAQSLPRATFVSFSRAAAAKGEVTITYAGHSTYIIETAGNVTIATDFSGAYTAGKAPDVVTMNRAHSTHYTLNPDPRIAHVLRGWGEDGKPAHHALNVGDVLIRNVTTDIRAFRFDSEALQKDGNSIFIFEVAGLCIGHLGHLHHPLDETHYAAIGRLDIVMVPIDGTYTLSLDGMSEITRRLRSSIVLPMHRFATPLSDFMARMNGQFEMDIRTERSFSVSRDTLPRKPTIIILDGV, translated from the coding sequence ATGAAGTGGATCGCCGGATGTGTCGCGCTTCTTCTGTCGGCTTTCACGGCATCGGCTCAGGGGAAGCCGCCGCCGAGCGAGTGCCTTGCGATGGCGCAGTCGTTGCCTCGCGCTACATTCGTCAGCTTCTCCCGTGCCGCGGCGGCGAAAGGCGAGGTGACCATCACCTATGCCGGACATTCGACCTACATCATCGAGACCGCCGGCAACGTCACCATCGCCACCGATTTCAGCGGCGCCTATACAGCCGGCAAGGCACCCGATGTCGTGACCATGAACCGTGCACATTCGACCCATTACACGCTCAATCCCGATCCGCGCATCGCCCATGTGCTTCGCGGTTGGGGCGAGGACGGCAAGCCGGCGCACCATGCGCTTAATGTTGGCGATGTGCTGATCCGTAACGTCACCACCGACATACGCGCCTTCCGGTTCGATTCCGAAGCATTGCAGAAGGACGGCAACTCGATCTTCATTTTCGAGGTGGCGGGCCTGTGCATCGGTCATCTCGGCCATCTGCATCACCCACTCGACGAGACGCACTACGCCGCGATCGGCCGCCTCGACATCGTGATGGTGCCGATTGACGGCACCTATACGCTCTCGCTCGACGGCATGTCGGAGATCACGCGGCGGCTGCGCTCCTCCATCGTGCTGCCGATGCATCGCTTCGCCACACCTTTGAGCGATTTCATGGCGCGGATGAACGGGCAGTTCGAGATGGACATCCGGACCGAACGGTCGTTCTCGGTCTCGCGCGACACCCTGCCGAGGAAGCCGACGATCATCATTCTGGATGGAGTGTAG